From a region of the Gossypium raimondii isolate GPD5lz chromosome 10, ASM2569854v1, whole genome shotgun sequence genome:
- the LOC105777252 gene encoding legumin B: MAYTSLLSFSVCLLVLFHGCFAQIDLVTNHHQDQPWGQPQQPQPRHQSQCQLQNLNALQPKHRFRSEAGETEFWDQNEDQFQCAGVAFLRHKIQRKGLLLPSFTSAPMLFYVEQGEGIHGAVFPGCPETYQSQSQQSIQDRPQRDQHQKLRRLKEGDVVALPAGVAHWIFNNGRSQLVLVALVDVGNDANQLDENFRKFFLAGNPQGGVVTGGQSRDRNQRQSRTQRGEREEEESQESGGNNVLSGFRDNLLAQAFGIDTRLARKLQNERDNRGAIVRMEHGFEWPEEGQRRQGREEEGEEEREPKWQRRQESQEEGSEEEEREERGRGRRRSGNGLEETFCSMRLKHRTPASSADVFNPRGGRITTVNSFNLPILQYLQLSAERGVLYNNAIYAPHWNMNAHSIVYITRGNGRIQIVSENGEAIFDEQVERGQVITVPQNHAVVKKAGRRGFEWIAFKTNANAKISQIAGRVSIMRGLPVDVLANSFGISREEAMRLKHNRQEVSVFSPRQGSQQ, translated from the exons atggCTTACACTTCTTTGCTTTCTTTTAGCGTTTGCTTGCTTGTTCTCTTCCATGGCTGCTTTGCTCAGATAGATCTCGTCACTAACCATCACCAGGATCAACCTTGGGGGCAGCCTCAGCAACCTCAGCCACGTCACCAATCCCAATGCCAACTCCAGAACTTGAATGCTCTTCAGCCTAAGCACCGGTTTAGGTCAGAGGCTGGTGAAACTGAGTTCTGGGACCAAAATGAGGATCAATTCCAGTGTGCTGGTGTTGCTTTCCTACGTCATAAGATCCAGCGCAAAGGACTTTTATTGCCTTCATTTACCAGTGCTCCTATGCTTTTCTATGTTGAACAAG GGGAGGGTATTCATGGGGCGGTCTTCCCAGGTTGTCCCGAGACATATCAATCACAGTCGCAACAAAGTATACAAGATAGGCCACAAAGAGATCAGCACCAAAAGCTCAGACGGTTGAAGGAGGGTGATGTGGTTGCCTTGCCTGCTGGAGTGGCTCACTGGATTTTCAACAATGGGCGGTCTCAACTTGTGTTGGTCGCACTTGTTGATGTTGGCAATGATGCCAACCAGCTCGATGAGAACTTCAGG AAATTCTTCCTTGCTGGTAATCCACAAGGAGGTGTGGTAACAGGAGGTCAAAGCAGAGACCGAAACCAAAGGCAAAGCAGAACCCAGAGAGGGGAACGGGAGGAGGAAGAGTCGCAAGAGAGCGGCGGAAACAATGTGCTCAGTGGCTTTCGCGACAATCTCCTGGCGCAGGCTTTCGGAATTGATACCAGGCTAGCAAGGAAGCTACAAAACGAAAGAGATAACAGGGGAGCCATTGTTAGAATGGAGCATGGATTTGAGTGGCCCGAGGAAGGGCAGAGGCGACAAGGACGTGAAGAGGagggagaagaagaaagagaaccGAAATGGCAGAGGCGACAAGAAAGTCAAGAAGAGGGATCtgaggaagaagaaagagaagaacGAGGAAGAGGAAGGAGAAGGTCAGGAAACGGCTTAGAAGAAACATTCTGCTCAATGAGACTGAAACACAGGACCCCTGCTTCCTCTGCTGATGTTTTCAACCCACGAGGTGGTCGCATCACCACAGTTAACAGTTTCAATCTTCCCATTCTCCAATACCTCCAACTCAGCGCCGAGAGGGGAGTCCTTTACAAT AATGCTATCTACGCTCCTCACTGGAACATGAATGCCCACAGCATTGTTTACATCACAAGGGGAAATGGAAGGATTCAAATTGTGTCGGAAAATGGAGAGGCGATATTCGATGAGCAGGTTGAGAGGGGTCAGGTCATAACCGTACCCCAGAATCATGCAGTGGTGAAAAAAGCAGGAAGGCGAGGGTTTGAATGGATAGCATTCAAGACAAATGCCAATGCCAAGATTAGTCAGATTGCTGGACGTGTCTCCATTATGCgaggattgccggtggacgtgCTGGCCAACTCCTTTGGTATATCCCGGGAGGAGGCCATGAGGTTGAAGCATAACAGACAGGAGGTGTCGGTTTTTAGCCCAAGGCAAGGCTCGCAACAGTAG